A single region of the Raphanus sativus cultivar WK10039 chromosome 1, ASM80110v3, whole genome shotgun sequence genome encodes:
- the LOC130495799 gene encoding uncharacterized protein LOC130495799, which yields MSVAMDRALMALSLDEDDKPFEMPDQPGFCSNEKNLLSIVGRVLNPECQRMSSLIWRMPRKWQKEGRCRGVALSEERFQFFFDSEHDLVDVLEKGVHTFNEWVIVIARWVEEPPDDYLQFIPLWVQISQIPINYYTEEALMALADMIGEVKVLVFDPSKPQSQPFIRAQVRFNVANPLRPAKVVTAKGGKSWTIKFDYERIQKRCFTCQRLNHEQRICPLEVKKRKEVALARRQAIEKELEHRSVVLSEGDPLFGVLREDQVGINLSTGRPKIAKEVMDEMRQYLSLSTAEDRVIREERVRKSVAEVEQVPMMQKMFLRLEAPPTISRDLNKGKGHVFNYEEERLSRGKGSSVSPNSEKLMASAIGAGMAMRLGPPLDAHSGSEDVRLGVNFLPLSEGSTVFSSGFSEHVASSGTLKKVYKRNRPPKSKRKQRKLVVLDADKGAGKQIMSGLKRKVETEDGELPVLARSKSLKVVPKEGPSNL from the coding sequence ATGTCGGTGGCTATGGATCGAGCCTTAATGGCTCTGTCTTTGGACGAGGATGACAAACCTTTCGAGATGCCGGACCAACCGGGTTTCTGTTCGAATGAAAAGAATCTTCTAAGCATTGTGGGTAGAGTTCTGAACCCAGAATGTCAGAGAATGTCTTCCTTAATCTGGAGGATGCCTAGGAAGTGGCAAAAGGAAGGCAGGTGTAGGGGAGTTGCTCTCTCGGAGGAACGTTTTCAGTTCTTCTTTGACTCGGAGCATGACTTGGTGGATGTGCTGGAGAAAGGCGTTCATACTTTTAATGAGTGGGTCATTGTGATTGCGCGTTGGGTTGAAGAACCGCCTGATGACTATCTTCAGTTTATTCCTCTCTGGGTACAAATCAGCCAAATCCCCATAAACTACTATACGGAGGAGGCGCTAATGGCGTTGGCTGATATGATTGGTGAAGTTAAGGTGTTGGTTTTTGACCCCTCGAAACCACAGTCTCAACCTTTTATTCGTGCTCAGGTAAGGTTTAATGTGGCGAATCCCCTCAGACCGGCGAAGGTGGTGACAGCTAAAGGAGGTAAATCGTGGACCATCAAGTTCGACTATGAAAGAATCCAGAAGCGTTGCTTTACCTGTCAAAGATTGAATCATGAGCAGAGGATCTGTCCTCTCGAAGTGAAGAAGCGTAAAGAGGTGGCTTTGGCGCGGCGTCAAGCAATAGAGAAAGAACTTGAGCACAGATCAGTGGTACTGAGTGAAGGTGATCCTCTCTTTGGAGTTCTTAGAGAAGACCAAGTGGGGATTAACCTCTCTACTGGCAGACCGAAGATCGCTAAGGAGGTGATGGATGAGATGAGGCAGTACCTGAGTTTATCAACTGCTGAAGACAGAGTTATCAGAGAAGAGAGAGTCAGAAAATCTGTTGCTGAAGTGGAACAAGTCCCTATGATGCAGAAAATGTTTCTGAGACTGGAAGCTCCTCCTACTATCTCAAGAGACTTAAACAAAGGAAAGGGACATGTCTTCAACTACGAAGAAGAACGCTTGAGTAGAGGTAAAGGAAGCTCTGTGTCTCCTAACTCTGAAAAATTAATGGCATCGGCTATTGGTGCTGGAATGGCGATGAGGCTGGGTCCTCCTCTGGATGCGCATTCGGGGAGCGAGGATGTGAGACTTGGGGTTAACTTTCTGCCCCTTTCTGAAGGTTCTACGGTGTTTAGCTCGGGTTTTTCGGAACATGTTGCTTCGTCCGGAACTCTAAAGAAAGTCTATAAAAGAAACCGTCCTCCAAAATCTAAAAGGAAGCAGAGGAAGTTGGTGGTTCTGGATGCTGACAAGGGAGCGGGTAAACAAATCATGAGTGGTCTGAAGAGAAAGGTAGAGACTGAAGATGGGGAACTTCCAGTCTTGGCGAGGTCAAAATCCCTGAAGGTGGTCCCAAAGGAGGGACCGTCCAATCTTTAA